A segment of the Candidatus Nitrososphaera gargensis Ga9.2 genome:
ACCTCGCCGGCGACAAACACGATGCCAGTCGTGGTCATTGACTCTATGGCGACACGAGAGTCAGGATCCTGCCTTAGAAAATCGTCAAGAACGGCGTCAGATATCTGGTCGCACACCTTATCAGGGTGCCCCTCAGTTACGCTTTCAGATGTAAACAACCATCTTCTTACCATTTATAAAATAGCACCGACTTCATGGCTAGAACTCTTTTTCTAGTTTGATGAACAGGACATTGTTGCCCCTTATCACGACCTTGCCATAGTTTGCAAGCACGTCAGAGCCGTTGAACTCTTCGGCGTCTGTCAGGATCAGGTTCATGTACGAGTCGACGTTGTTCATCCTGCCCTTGTATTCTATTTCGCTCTTGAGCCTTACAGCA
Coding sequences within it:
- a CDS encoding U6 snRNA-associated Sm-like protein LSm6; the protein is MSSSPSSQQQPKRPLSTLQRAINRKVAVRLKSEIEYKGRMNNVDSYMNLILTDAEEFNGSDVLANYGKVVIRGNNVLFIKLEKEF